GACGAGCCGACCACCGGTCTGCACTTCGAGGACATCAGCAAGCTGCTGAAGGTCCTGTCCGGCCTGGTCGACAAGGGCAACACCGTCATCGTCATCGAGCACAACCTCGACGTGATCAAGACGGCCGACTGGATCGTCGACATGGGCCCCGAGGGCGGCGCGGGCGGCGGTCTGGTCGTCGCGGAGGGCACCCCGGAGGAGGTCGCAGGGGTCCCGGCCAGCCACACCGGCAAGTTCCTGAGGGAGATCCTCGGCGCCGACCGGATCAGCGACGGAGCCGCGGTGAAGGCCCCGCGGAAGGCCGCGGCCAGGAAGACGGCGGCGAAGAAGACCGTCGCCGCCGGGACGACGGCCAGGAAGACGGCAACGGCCAGGACGACGGCGACCAAGAAGGCCGCCGAGGCCAAGAAGACCGCCGAAGCCACCAAGAAAGCCACGCCGGCCAAGAAGACGACTCGGGCCCGCAAGGCCTGATCCGGAACGACGGAGCGAGCGGTGCCCCGCCAGGCACCGCTCGCTCCGTCGTATCCGCCCTCGCCCGGCCCCTACGGCGGCCCCTACAGCTCGCCCACTTCGGAGGCGTACGGCGGCTCCGCGCCCGCCCGTGAGCAGGTGATCGCCGCCGCGCGGGCCGCGAAGCGCAGCAGCCGGGTCCAGTCGTCGACGCGCAGCGCGGTGAGCGCCGCCGGAGACAGGGCGTCCAGGGTTGCCAGGCCGTGCAGCAGCGCAGCGTTCACGGTGTCGCCGGCGCCGATCGTGTCCACGACGTCGACCTTCTCGCCGGGCACGGGAAGCGCCGAGCCGTCCTTGGTGAACACGGTCAGCCCGTCACCGCCGTGGGTGACCACCACGGCCGAGGGTCCCGCCGCCAGCCACTCCTGCGGGGTGCCGCCGAGCCACAGTGCGTCCTCCTCGGACAGCTTGAGCAGGGACACCGACGGCAGCCAGCTCTTGAACCGGGCCCGGTACGCGTCCGCGTCGGGGATCAGCCCGGCCCGGATGTTCGGGTCGAGCGCGGTGAACACGCCCTGCGCGGCAGCGGTCCGCAGCAGTTCCTCGTAGGCGCTCGCCCCCGGTTCCAGGACGAGCGAGCAGGTGCCGAAGGACACCGCCCGTGTGCCGGGAGGGAGTGCGGCGGGGGCCGTGAACAGGCGGTCCGCGGTGCCGTCGACGTAGAAGGAGTAGGCGGCCGAACCGCCGTCGTCGATCGTGGCGACGGCCAGCGTGGTGGGTTCGGCTCCGCGCTGGACGGCGGACACGTCCACGCCCGCCTCCCGGAGCCCGTCGAGCAGGGCCTCGCCGAACGCGTCGAGCGAGGTGCGGGAGCAGAACGCCGTGGGGGAGCCGAGCCGGCCGAGGGCCACGGCGGTGTTGTAGGGGCCGCCGCCGAGCGCCGGCTTGAGGCTCGCGAGGGCGCCCCTGCCCTGCGGTACCAGATCGATCAGGGCCTCACCGGCGACGACGATCACGAGACGGTTCCTTTCGACTGCGAGGACTGAGGGGACTGAGGGGACCGAGGGGATTTCGAGGACCGAGGGGACTGCGACGACAGCGGGGACTGCGGGGACCGGGAGGGGCGCGAGGACCGGCAGCGCGGCGCGGGGCGGCCGTACTCCCCGGTCTCGGCGCAGCCGCACGACGTGCGGTGGACGAGGGCGCAGGGCAGGCGCAGGGTGCGGGTGGGCCGGTCCGGCGCGGCGAGGCGGTCCAGGAGCACACGGACCGCCTGGGCGCCGATCTCCCTGCTGGGCTGGGCGATCGCGGTGAGCCGGGGCGAGAACAGGTCGGCCCAGGCGAAGTCGTCGAAGCAGCACAGGGCGAGGTCGTCCGGTACCGAGAGGCCGCGCTCGCGCAGGGCGCGCAGGGTCCCGATGGTCATGGAGTTGTTGGCGGTGACCAGGGCGGTGGGCGGCGCCGCGAGGGAGAGCAGGGCGGCGGTGGCCCGCTCCGCCCCGGGCGACTCGGAGTCGCCGTGGACGACCAGGTGGGCGTCGTAGGGCAGGCCGGAGGCGGCGAGGCCCTGCCGGTATCCGGTGATCCGTTCGGCGGTGGTGCTGAGCCCCGGCAGGCCGGCGACCAGCCCGATGCGCCGGTGGCCCAGTGCGGCGAGATGGGTGACCAGTTCGGCCATCGGTTCGACGTTCTCGGCGCACACCTGGTCGAAGCGCCGTGGGCCGTCCGTCCGGGCGCCGGTATCCCGCGGTCCGTCGGCTCCGGTGCCGGCATCCCCCGACCCGTCGCCCCCGGTCTCGGCCGCCGCGTCGACCACCCGGTCGAGGAACACCGTAGGGACCTCGTGCCGGGCGAGGTAGGCGAGGAGTTCGCGCGGGTCCGCCGAGGGCGCGACGATCATGCCGTCCACGCGCCGTTCGTGCAGCAGTTGGACGACCTTGCGCTCGTGGACGGGATCGTCGTGCGGATCGGCGATGAGCAGGCTGTAGCCGTGTTCCAGGGCGCCTGCCTCCACGCCCTGGAGGATCTCCGTGAAGTACGGGTTGCTGATCGCCGACACCGCGAGCCCGATGGAGCGGGTGCGGGAGGTCACCAGGGAGCGGGCCAGGGTGTTGGGGGTGTACCCGAGTTCGTCGACCGCGTCGAGGACGGCCTGGCGGGTGTGGGGCAGGACCGGCCGGGTGCCGTTGAGGACGTGCGAGACGGTCGCCACGGACACACCCGCGCTGCGTGCCACGTCGGCCATGGTCGCCATCAAGCACCCTCCCGGACAGTCGCCTCACGGATCGGAGAGCTCCGTCTCCTGGTCCACGGAACGTGGTCCCACGGCCGGGAAGGTATCCCATCCGACAGCGCACGTAAACGCTTGCGCAATCGTTTACGTCGCGTCACGGACCCGGTGCGAGGGTGCTCGCGCCGCGCCTACTCCCAGTCCCACCCGATCCCCACGACCCCCGACCGCACGCGGGGCTCGACGAGGTGGACCGAGTGGTGGTGGCCGGTGAGCGCGAGTTCCTGGCGGCCGCTGCGGGGCGCCGCGGGGGAGTGCTGGGCGAAGCGGTGGCAGCGCACCGGCAGGGCCTTCTCGTCGAACCTGACCTGGAGTGCGTACTGGCCGCCGGGTGCGCCGAAGCCGCGGAGGTACTCGCGGGAGACACCGCCCGTGCCGTCCTCGACGCGGTAGCGGAACAGGAAGGTGTCACCCGCCCGCAGCCGGGCGTCGAGGAGCAGCTCCGCCACGAGCACCCCGGTGTCGTGGTGCCAACGCAGGCGGCCCGTACGGCAGTTCTCCAGGGCGTGCACGGTCATGAGCTCCGGCACGCACCCCGGGTCGCCGTGGTGGACGGCCATGAAGCGGTCGACGCCCTCGTGGTGGGCCCGCACGATGTGGTGCGACTCGCGGCCGCGCAGCTCGCGACGCGGCCCGATGTCTATGCGCTCGTGATGGCCGAGGGTGTGCAGCCCGCCGTCGTGCGGCGAGTCCAGCTCGTCCAGCAGCTGTTGGAGGACGTCCGAGGCCGCGAGGAGGGAGCGGTAGGAGCGGGTCGCGGGACGCTCGGCGGCCGACCGGTCGTCGTGCTCGGCGAGCAGCCGGATCAGCGACTCCTCCGGCAGCTGGAGGATCTCCTCCAGTGCCCGTACGGCCCGTAGCGACTCGGGACGCTGCGGGCGGCGGGCGCCCTGCTGCCAGTAACTCAGGCTGGTGACACCGACCTTGACCCCGTAGCGCGACAGATGGTGCTGGACGCGCTGGAGCGGCAGCCCCCGGGCGGCGATCGCGGCGCGCAGCGCGACGTGGAAGGGGCCGCCTCGCAGGGCCGTGTCCAGGTCCGCGTCGACGACGTCCGCGACGTCCGCGTGCTGTGTGGCGTGCGGCATGCAGGGGCCTTTCTGTACAGGTCCGGGCGGCTGGTCAGGCCGTTCGAGAGGGTGCGTCGGGGCCGTTGGGGGCAGTGCCGGGGGAGGCTTCACATCCGTACGCCGTCGTTCCCGGTCCCGAGTTCCTCCGCATTGAAGCGTGTTGGCCTGGTCCCGACAACACTTGTCGCCGAACGACGGCGCACTCCCGGCCGTACGACAGCGCCCTCCCGGCCGAATGCCGACGCGCTCGCGGTCGTACGACGGCCCGCTCCCGGCCGTACGACGATCCGCTCCCGCCCGCCCGGTGAAACCCGTCGGCTCAGGCGGTCGGGGTCGTGCCGTCGCCGTCCAGCAGCTCCCTGATCGCCCGTGCCGACAGCGCCGACTTGGGCAGGAACCCGCGGGCCGGGCTGCCGGCGATCAGCTCCTCGAAGTCCTCCAGCGCGTGCGTGGAGATCAGGATGATGACGGCCGAGACGCTGCGGGCCAGCCGCGCCGCCACGTCGAAGCCGCTCTCGCCGTCGAGGTCGAGATCGACCAGGACGACGTCCGGGGTGAGTTCCGCGGCCCGTACCAGAGCCTCCGTGCCGGACAGGGCGACGCCGACGACAGGTATCCCGTCGCGTTCCAGCAGACTGCGGGCGGCCTCCAGGAACCGGATGCTGTCATCGACGAGAAGACAGCGCATGGACATGCGGACAGGGTCCCAACCAGCCGGGGCTCGCGCTTTCCGGCTACCCGGAAAGAGTCGGGCCGGATTGCTGCCCGGCACCTGGAATGTGCTCAAGTCCTGTGCCGGATGCGCCAGTTCCCGTTCACCCAGCGCAGCGGGAGGTGACCGGGGGTAGCATGTGGGCTGCCCTGGGGAGGCCGTGAGATTCCGGTCGAGTGGGGGTGTGCGATGAAGGCACCGCTCGGGAGGACCGCGAGGGGCCGTCGCGCCCTGGCCTCGGGACTGCTGGCAGCCGCGCTGCTCCTCGCCGCGTGCGGAGGTGGAGGCGACGCCGACGACAGCGAGCGGGCCCGCACCGACACCACCTGCGACGGCAGGATCGACGGCACCGCGCAGGTCACGGTGTGGTTCCACGCGGGACCGAGCGCCGAGTACAACACCCTGCGCCGCCAGGTCCGGGACTTCAACAGGGCCCAGCGGCAGGTGCGGGTCGAGGCGGTCACGCTTCCCGAGCAGCGGCCGTACAACGAACTCGTGCTCTCCGCGGCGGCCAGCGGCGACCTGCCGGACCTCCTCGACTTCGACGGCCCCCGGCTCTACAGCCACGCCTGGTCCGGCACGATCAAGCCGATCGACTCCTGCCTGCCCGACCGCCTCCGCGAGGACCTGCTGCCCTCCATCCGGCAACAGGGCACCTACGCGGGGCAGTTGTACGGGATCGGCACCTTCGACTCGGGGCTCGGGCTCTATGTGCGGCCGTCGGTCCTGAAGAAGGCGGGCATCCGCATCCCCAGGGGTGTCTCGGAAGCCTGGACCGCGAACGAGTTCACGACGATCCTGCGCACCCTGCGCGCGGCGGGCTACCCCCACCCGCTGGACATGGGCCTCGTCGACGCGAAACCCGGCGAGGAGTGGAGCACGTACGGCTTCGCGCCCGCGGTGTGGTCGGCGGGCGGCGATCTCATCGACCCCAAGACCTTCCGGACCGCCGACGGCTTCCTCAACGGGCCCGAGTCGGTCAGGGCGCTCACCGTCCTGCAGAACTGGGTCGAGGAGGGCCTCGTCGAACCCGGCAGGACCGACCGGGCCTTCGACCAGGAGCGCAGTGTCATCTCCTGGACGGGCCACTGGCGGTACCCGGACTACGCCGAGCGCTTCCCCGGGGACCTGGCGATCGTGCCGCTGCCCGACCTCGGCGAGGGCACGGTGACCGGGATGGGCTCCTGGCAGTGGGGCGTGACCTCGGGCGGGGCCGACGGCGACGCCGTGTGGCGCTTCCTCGCCTATCTGCTGAAGCCGGACCAGATCCACCGGATGAGCGTCGCCAACGGTGCGATCCCGGCCACGGACAGCGCGGTCGAGCTCTCGCCGGCGTACGCCGAGGGTGGCGCCGAGCGCCTGTTCATCGAGCAGTTGAGGGACGGCGTGGCCCGGCCGAGGCCGCGGACGCCGGCCTATCCGGCGATCACCGAGGCGTTCTCCCGGGCCTTTCCGAAGATCATGATCGACCGGGCACCGGTCAAGGCCACGCTCGACGAGGCGGCCGAGGCGATCGACAGGGACCTGGCCGCGCACGACGGCTATCCGAGGAGCGGACCATGAGCTCGCGCTCGGCGGACGTCATGCGGCTTCCGGGACACATGGACGGCGGCCGAGCTTGTGCTGCCCGGGACATGGACGGCGGCGGTCTCCGCGGGCATGCTGAAGACGCTGCGGAAGCCGGGCCGCGACCGGCCGTTCGGCGCCGGGCGGCACGCCGTCACGGAGGCGTGCAGGGGCCGTCCTCAAAGGGGTGCTTCGCATGACGGAACCCGGTGGCACGACCCACGGAAGCAGCACCCCCTAGGCCCTGCCATGCGCCGCTCACCCCTCAGAAGCACCGCACGGGCCGCGCACCGCACCCCCGCGGCCGCCCACCGCGTCCCGCTCCTCGCCCGGCTGCGGGTCGGCCGGAAGCTGATGCTGCTGGTCCTGCTGCCGGTGACCGGGCTGCTGGCCTTCACCGCCTTCAGCGCCGTGGCCCAGTGGCAGGAGGCGCGGGCCCTGCGCGACTTCCACACCGGGACCGACGTGTCGTTCGCGACGACCGAGGTCACCGACGCCGTCGCGCGCGAGCGGCTCGCCGCCGTGGACGCCCGGCTGCGCCCCGGGCCCGACACGCTGGCGGAGCGGACCGACGCCGAGCGCGCCACCGTCCGCGTCCTCGCGCGCGCCACGGCCCGCGCCGCCACCTGGTCGGCCTCCGACATCGCCGGCGACCTCGACGCCGTCGGCCGTCGACTGCACTCACTGCGCGTCCAGACGGACACCGGCTCGCTCACCGCCCCCGACATCGCCGAGCGGTACGGCAACGTCGAGGACACCCTCCTCGACGACGTCACCGCCCTCGAAGCCGGCCGCCCCACCCGGGCCTCGGGCCGGGCTGCCGACGCCCACATCGCGCTCCTGCGGGCCATCGAGGCCGCCGGCCGGGAGCAGGCGGAGGTCGCCGCCCTGCTCGCCGGACCCGCCGGCCGCCCCACCGGCGCCGGACGCTGGCCCGCACTGGAGACCGCCCAGCTGGACGCCTTCCGCGAGAACACCTCGGCCGCACTGCGGACCCAGCTGTACGTCAGCCAGTTCCAGGACCCCGGCCGGGCCGTCCGCCGGCTCCGTGACCTGCTCGCCACCGCCGGCCCGGAGACCGCCGCCTGGCCGTCGTACGAGCGCTGGCTCGCCGACTCCGGCGCCCGCATCGACGCCCTGCGCGGCATCCAGGACCGGGCCGCCCGCGAGCTCGATACCACGGCGGGCCACGACCGGCGCGAGGCGGAGACCCGCGCGGTACGCGACCTCACCGCCTCCCTCGCCGTACTCGCCCTCGTCACCTGCCTCGCCCTCGCGCTCAGCCGTTCGATCACCCGGCCCCTCGGCGAGGTCTCCGCGGGCGCCAGGGCACTGTCGTACGGCGATCTCTCGTACGACATCCGGTACGCGGGCCGCGACGAACTGGGCGAGGTCGCCGACACCTTCCGCGAACTGCGGGTCACCACCGAGCGGCTCGCCGCCGAGATCCGGGCCATGAACACGGCGATCGACCACAACCGCCTCGAACACCGCGCCGACCAGGCCTCCTTCGAGGGCACCTGGAGTCAGCTGCTGGACGGCATGAACGGCACCATGGCCTCCTTCGCGGCGGCCCACGGACGGCGCGAGAAGGCCGAGCAGGAACTGGCGAGCGTCTTCAACCTCTCCCTGGACCTGCTCTGCATCTGCGGGCTCGACGGCTATCTCAAGCGGGTCAACCCCGCCTTCGAACGCACCCTGGGCTACTCCGGCGAGGAGCTCCTGGCCAGGCCGTTCCTCGACTTCGTGCACGAGGAGGACCGGGCGGGCACCGAGGAGGCCCTGGCGCGGCTGGCCGGCGGCGTCGAACTGGCCGAGTTCGAGAACCGCTACCTGCGCAAGGACGGCACCGAGCGGTGGTTGCAGTGGAGCGCCCGGCCGGTCCCCGAGGAGGGCCTCATCTACGCCACCGCGCGCGATGTCACCGACAGCCGCCGCACCGCCAGGGAACAGGCCGCGCTGCGCCGGGTCGCCACCCTGGTGGCCCACGGCGCTCCGCCCTCCGAGGTGTTCGCGCGGGTGGCCGGGGAGGTGGGCGCGCTCCTGGACACCACCGCGGCCGTGCTGCGCCAGGAGCCCGACGGCAGCCAGATGGTCCTCGGGACCGTCCTCGGTCTCCCGGAGGAACTCGAGGAAGTCACCCGCGAGGAGCGCAGGCGGGCCGCGCGCGAGGCGGTCGACGAGATCACCCGGACCCGGCGCGCCGCCCATGTCGGCCACGCCGTGGGCGCGCCCATCGTGGTCGACGACCGGCTGTGGGGGTTCGTCCTCGCCGCCTCGCCCGTGGACGTGCTGCCCGCCGGCACCGAGTCGCGGCTGGCCGACTTCACCGAACTCGCCGCCACCGCCATCGCCAACGCCGACAGCCGCGCCCAGCTGACCGCCTCACGCGCGCGCGTGGTGGCCGCCGCGGACGCCTCCCGGCGGCGCATCGAGCGCGATCTGCACGACGGCGTCCAACAGCGCCTCGTCGCCCTCCAGCTGGAGCTGCGGCTCGCCGAGAGCCTCGTACCCGACCCGTCCTCGGAGCTCGCCGAGCAACTGGCACACGTCGGCAAGGGCCTCGACGACGCCTTCCAGGACCTGCTCCAGGTGGCCCGGGGCATCCACCCCGCCATCCTGTCCAAGGGCGGCCTGGGCCCGGCCCTGCGCTCCCTGGCCCGCCGCTCCGCCGTGCCCGTCGAGCTCGACCTGAGGCTGCCCGCGGCCCGGCTGCCGGAGCAACTGGAGGTGGCCGCCTACTACGTGACCTCCGAGTGCCTCACCAACACGGCGAAACACGCGCACGCGCGCGTGGTGGAGGTGGCGGCGCAGGTCCGGGACGGCCTCCTGGAGCTGACCGTCCG
Above is a window of Streptomyces griseorubiginosus DNA encoding:
- a CDS encoding PAS domain S-box protein, which translates into the protein MRRSPLRSTARAAHRTPAAAHRVPLLARLRVGRKLMLLVLLPVTGLLAFTAFSAVAQWQEARALRDFHTGTDVSFATTEVTDAVARERLAAVDARLRPGPDTLAERTDAERATVRVLARATARAATWSASDIAGDLDAVGRRLHSLRVQTDTGSLTAPDIAERYGNVEDTLLDDVTALEAGRPTRASGRAADAHIALLRAIEAAGREQAEVAALLAGPAGRPTGAGRWPALETAQLDAFRENTSAALRTQLYVSQFQDPGRAVRRLRDLLATAGPETAAWPSYERWLADSGARIDALRGIQDRAARELDTTAGHDRREAETRAVRDLTASLAVLALVTCLALALSRSITRPLGEVSAGARALSYGDLSYDIRYAGRDELGEVADTFRELRVTTERLAAEIRAMNTAIDHNRLEHRADQASFEGTWSQLLDGMNGTMASFAAAHGRREKAEQELASVFNLSLDLLCICGLDGYLKRVNPAFERTLGYSGEELLARPFLDFVHEEDRAGTEEALARLAGGVELAEFENRYLRKDGTERWLQWSARPVPEEGLIYATARDVTDSRRTAREQAALRRVATLVAHGAPPSEVFARVAGEVGALLDTTAAVLRQEPDGSQMVLGTVLGLPEELEEVTREERRRAAREAVDEITRTRRAAHVGHAVGAPIVVDDRLWGFVLAASPVDVLPAGTESRLADFTELAATAIANADSRAQLTASRARVVAAADASRRRIERDLHDGVQQRLVALQLELRLAESLVPDPSSELAEQLAHVGKGLDDAFQDLLQVARGIHPAILSKGGLGPALRSLARRSAVPVELDLRLPAARLPEQLEVAAYYVTSECLTNTAKHAHARVVEVAAQVRDGLLELTVRDDGVGGAEPGRGSGLIGLIDRVEAIGGKLAVVSPPGEGTTMDVRLPLDGPSPEI
- a CDS encoding response regulator — encoded protein: MSMRCLLVDDSIRFLEAARSLLERDGIPVVGVALSGTEALVRAAELTPDVVLVDLDLDGESGFDVAARLARSVSAVIILISTHALEDFEELIAGSPARGFLPKSALSARAIRELLDGDGTTPTA
- a CDS encoding extracellular solute-binding protein, giving the protein MKAPLGRTARGRRALASGLLAAALLLAACGGGGDADDSERARTDTTCDGRIDGTAQVTVWFHAGPSAEYNTLRRQVRDFNRAQRQVRVEAVTLPEQRPYNELVLSAAASGDLPDLLDFDGPRLYSHAWSGTIKPIDSCLPDRLREDLLPSIRQQGTYAGQLYGIGTFDSGLGLYVRPSVLKKAGIRIPRGVSEAWTANEFTTILRTLRAAGYPHPLDMGLVDAKPGEEWSTYGFAPAVWSAGGDLIDPKTFRTADGFLNGPESVRALTVLQNWVEEGLVEPGRTDRAFDQERSVISWTGHWRYPDYAERFPGDLAIVPLPDLGEGTVTGMGSWQWGVTSGGADGDAVWRFLAYLLKPDQIHRMSVANGAIPATDSAVELSPAYAEGGAERLFIEQLRDGVARPRPRTPAYPAITEAFSRAFPKIMIDRAPVKATLDEAAEAIDRDLAAHDGYPRSGP
- a CDS encoding carbohydrate kinase, with amino-acid sequence MIVVAGEALIDLVPQGRGALASLKPALGGGPYNTAVALGRLGSPTAFCSRTSLDAFGEALLDGLREAGVDVSAVQRGAEPTTLAVATIDDGGSAAYSFYVDGTADRLFTAPAALPPGTRAVSFGTCSLVLEPGASAYEELLRTAAAQGVFTALDPNIRAGLIPDADAYRARFKSWLPSVSLLKLSEEDALWLGGTPQEWLAAGPSAVVVTHGGDGLTVFTKDGSALPVPGEKVDVVDTIGAGDTVNAALLHGLATLDALSPAALTALRVDDWTRLLRFAARAAAITCSRAGAEPPYASEVGEL
- a CDS encoding LacI family DNA-binding transcriptional regulator produces the protein MATMADVARSAGVSVATVSHVLNGTRPVLPHTRQAVLDAVDELGYTPNTLARSLVTSRTRSIGLAVSAISNPYFTEILQGVEAGALEHGYSLLIADPHDDPVHERKVVQLLHERRVDGMIVAPSADPRELLAYLARHEVPTVFLDRVVDAAAETGGDGSGDAGTGADGPRDTGARTDGPRRFDQVCAENVEPMAELVTHLAALGHRRIGLVAGLPGLSTTAERITGYRQGLAASGLPYDAHLVVHGDSESPGAERATAALLSLAAPPTALVTANNSMTIGTLRALRERGLSVPDDLALCCFDDFAWADLFSPRLTAIAQPSREIGAQAVRVLLDRLAAPDRPTRTLRLPCALVHRTSCGCAETGEYGRPAPRCRSSRPSRSPQSPLSSQSPRSSKSPRSPQSPQSSQSKGTVS